The Hypomesus transpacificus isolate Combined female chromosome 6, fHypTra1, whole genome shotgun sequence genomic interval aagaaccgaacaatccaagatcATGACAAATCGTcgacaatcaaatccagctaattgagttagcgacgtacggagaacgtGCCCTTGGTGTTGTAGCCTAGCCTTTGACCTGGTGTTGACGTTTGCTTTACAGTGATCCGCCTTAGAGCCCATCTGTGATGCTGGGTTATGAGTAGGAGATGGATTATAAAATCAAACACTTTAATAAGAACAATATTTGTCTCTTGCAACGGCACTTTATTTGGtagtttacattacatttattcatttagcagatgcttttatccaaagcaacttccaggagagctttacaaatgtgcataggtcactgatcataacaacgagatagccccaaacattgcgggtagcccaaaacatgaagcatacattgtgaaaaaccaaataagtgccaaagggaagacccataagagcatgtagttatacaagttacaattaaacaacatgaacctcaaaaagtgcaagagtgttccagtagaaaagcaagcaacagttaaatatttcacagcgagtacaataatttaaaacCGTTACAACTAACCAGCAAGAGTAGCAAGTCtatcaataagagtcattgtgatcctggaggaaactatcatcaggtccagcaaatcattcctaagtaccatcgtactcccggaacaagtgagtcttgagccttttcttgaaggtggggaaacagtcagtgtctctgatggaggtggggagttgattccaccactggggggccagacaggagaagagcctgtgttgtagttacTCTGATGCTGATCGTTTACGAGCCCAGTGgtctcccctttctcttcttGTCTCATTTATCTGGTTTGTAAGGTCGGATGTTGACACCAGGCGAGCGTTGGAGAATCTGGCAGAGCATCTTACGGCTTCACAGCAGCAAGATTTGGTGAGCTGAGACGATCGCATGCTTACATGTTATTCATTtatcagacacttttatccaatcTATCAATAGTGCTAAAagcctaaattatattttatgtGCTGAGTGCAAACATAACAACATCTCAACTATCAGGCACTGTGCTCTATAATATACATTATACATGTTCACATTTGACACTTCCCTCATGATCACGAATACATATCTCCAGATGAACAGTCTTTTTTAACACTGTTAAAATCTCTCCTGTTTacgtgcctccctctctccctcccatctccctgtgtctctctccctctgtctctctccctctgtctctctctctccctctgtctcaccctctatccctccctccctctctacctgtcCCCCTACAGGTGTCGAGCCGAGTGGAGCAGCGActgcaggagatggagagagagatgcgtgCAGAGCGACAGAGCACAGAGCGACCACCAGAGGCACGGGGGAGCACGTCTGACGAACTGCAGGAGGTGACgcatccctcccaccctccctccctcattcccatccctccttcccttattcccttccctccctcattcccatccctccctccttctcaccctcccaAACAGCTACGCTAACTCACCTAACCCACTGGTCCCCATCACCTGATCAGCCCAGCACAGGTCTCTTCCACAAGGGGGCAGTCTTCACCTGTGGTGGGCCcaaccactgtctctctctctctgtctctctgtctctctctctctctctctctctctctctctctctctttccttagcACAGAGAACAGGCTCAGATAAGAGAAGCTTAATTTGTATGTCTCTGCTCCTCAGTACTCTAATGAGAAGCCAATGGGCCTCTGGTTATGGGAAATAATGTATTTGTTCCCAAATTAAGGAGTAAGTAAACAAGAGAATGAAATGAAGAGGAAGTAGATCAGTTTTGCTGTTAaaagggtggtggaggtgctgGGAGGGGCGCTGGTATTAGTCTGCTGGCTCTGCTCATGAGAGGGAATGAGGATGATGACTCATTGGGGTGGTGgaggtttctctctctttctctttctccctctgtctctctctttctctctctccctctgtcgctctctttctctctctccctctgtctctctctctctctccctctgtctctctctctctctccccctctgtctctctctctggcagatGCAGTGATGAGTCTCTAAGCCTGTACAGAGTGAGTGGGAGGGTGTGTTAAGAGCTGGTACAAATCCACCATGAGGtcctggaagggggggggggagaggaggaggaaaggagactgTTCAGCATCActctcacccccagcccccagctcaGATCTCTGATGGGATCAAAACGAGTGCTGAAGGaagatgtgttgtgtgtgctgatTTGCTGGTCCAggcactgactgtgtgtgtgtgtgtgtgtctgtggtgcagGCCCTGAGGAGGCGAGAGGCTCGGGTCATGGAGAGTGAGGAGGTGGTTAAGATCAGACTCCTCAGCTCAAAAGCTGACAAAACCAAGGTGAGGGGCTGGAGCAGGACTCAAGAAGCATGCGGGAGTCACAAGAGTACAGTATATAACACACGTCACCTGACATGCTATCTGACCCCCAGTtggagcaggagctggagagagccaGGAAACAGCTGGACCAatcagagggaggcaggaatACCCTACTAcaacaggtatgtgtgtgtgtatcagtgtcagtgggtgtgtgtgtgttgcgctggggtgtgtgtgtgttatgcttgagtgtgtgttgtgctcatgctagtgtgtgtgtgtgggtaaccCTCTGCCCCTGgtgctgtgtgtccaggtggaggACTTGCGTGAGCAGCTTCTGAGGCTGGAGCAGCAGAGGCTGGAGCAGCAGAGGCTGGAGCAGCAGAGGGTGGAGCAGCAGAGGCTGGAGCAGCAGAGGCTGGAGCAGCAGAGGGTGGAGCAGCAGAGGGTGGAGCAGCAGAGGGTGGAGCAGCAGAGGCTGGAGCAGCAGAGGCTGGAGCAGCAGAGGGTGGAGCAGCAGAGGGTGGAGCAGCAGAGGGTGGAGCAGCAGAGGGTGgccacccagccctccacccagcccagaGACTACCTGGCCAGGGACAGCAGGGCAGGAGACCTGGGCCCAGGTACTGAGTTGGACAGTGAGCGTGtgttgtgtgacgtgtgtgtgacgtgtttgtgacgtgtgtgtgtgtgtgtgcagacgtgTTGGAGCTGGAGCGGGAGGTGCAGGCACTGCGAGGGCAGCTCAGCAGAACGGCAGCCctcagagagctggaggagctgaagacGAGCCTGGAGCgcaaggagggagacagacttcTGCTCTGCACACAggtcgaggtgtgtgtgtgcgtgtgtgcgtcttggtgtcagtctgtgtgagtgtgtgtagctaCAGCAtgcgtttgtctgtgtgtgtagctgtgtgtgtgtggggggggggggggcagtgtgcaAACGAgcgttgtttgtgtgtctgtgaatgcgtgtgtgtgtgtgctcaggtaAGTGTGTGCAAGGCTTCCAAGGTGGAGACCAGGTTGTGAGCGCTCGCCTCgtgtcacttcctcttcctgagtGTGTCAGCTGACTTGAGGGCTGAGAGAGATCAGAGGCGTGCTACTCAGGATCTGTCACCTCTCAACATAGTCCTCACACGGCACTGCAGAGCTGGTGGAATAGAGACCTTGTTGCAGAAATGTTTATTAATGTCAGCGACGCCTCTCGCTTCTTTGGGTCTTGGAGTTTTCAATTCAGCGTGAAGTGAAATGCGTCAAAGTTCAAACTGGAGGCAAGACACAAAACGAGTGTTTTGTGTTGGATCGGGCTCCGGAGGCAGCCTTTGATATAACTGAAATGAATTCAAAGTCACACAACAAATGAGCAGTGACAAAGTTGtgggtttgaaagagagagtgggccTGTGAGCACACCGCATTGGGTTCTGAAAGCAGAGTCTCTCGTTCCCCCTTTATACCAGACATCTccatctgtctttgtgtgtgtgtctctctttctttttccgtCTCCATttacctcccccccctcccctcctccccctccccctccccaggctcTGTCCTCAGACCTGTCTCGTCGGGAGCACCAGCAGCTCTCCATGCTGCAGCAGCTGAAGGACATCCAGGCGCGCTCGGAGGCGTGCGCGGCTGAGAGGGCCCGGGCGGCCCagcgggcggaggaggcggaggcCCAGCTGGAGGAGAGCGCCCGCAGTAGGGAGCAGCTGAGGGCCCGCGCGCAGGAGGCCGTCCGCCAGTGGAGGGCCCGGGCTCGGAGGCTGCagcgggagctggaggaggcccgCGCACAGGCCCGACTGGACGCTGACaaggccaagcaggtcagagaGCGGGGACGGACCGCCTTCGTCgtaggacaggggggggggggggggagtgagcaGAGTGGAGGGCCAGTGGAGctcagggggtggagagggtcaCCCTCtaaggtccacacacacacctggtgagaGAACACACTTGGTTCGTTTTACCTCCAGACACTAACCAGAAGCAGGGCTTGCTGTTCCTGCATCCCTGGCCTACTTTCGAGCATGACTCAGTCTTTTCCTGAAGTTGAAAGTCACCTTGCACATGTGTGTAGTCACTCACCTCCAAAGTAatcacctccctccttcacctcctcttcatcctcctcattGGTGGCAGCAGATGATGGTTCCCACCTGGCTCTGACTACGCCAGGCAAATTAATGCCAGCGCTCACAAACCACAACGCAGAATTTAAAGGCTCAATTAAATGATTAGAAGCTGAGCTCGAACAAAGCCTTGGTGTTCCGGTGGCTTCCACGCAACAGTCTGCTTCacctgaggggaggagagccaaTCAGGCCTGAACAAGCTGGTCGTGTCCTTTATCTACAGCCAGGCTCTGTTTGTAGTTTCCATATCgggctcccctccactcctgacctcctcaccctcctcccttatCTCTGAGTCTCTgatccgccctctctctccatccccccttttctcctctccgctctctccttctctccttctcttctctcccgtcctcctctgcctgtcttcatcctcttccctctctttctctccctctctctccatctccctcctccccctcctcctcctcctgccccctcccaggtatgtgaggagagggagggctcCCTAACCCAGGTGAGGGCTGCGTCCCAGCAGGCggagggggtgaggaaggaGCTGGCCGAGGCCCTCTCCCGCCTGGCCCAGCGCGAGGAGGAGCTGCACCAGAAGGAGGTGCAGCTGTCGGAGACACGAGGCCGCCGCCTGGGCCTGGAGCAGGAGCTGCTGGAGGCCCGGGAggccggggaggaggaggcccagCGGCAGGCCCGGCTGCGCCAGGAGAaccagaggctggaggaggcgctGGAGGCCCAGACCCGGAGGCACCAGGGGGACcgggaggagctgcaggccgCCGTGACGGAGCTGCGAGCCAGCCGGGCTCAGCTGGCATCCAGGCTGGCTGAGGAGGAGGCCTCCAGGAGGGAGCTCCAGAGAGCCAGCGCTGAGCTGCAGGTGAGCGCGAGCCAGGCCCGGGAGCAGAGCGCCTCGCTGGGGGGGCgtctggagcaggagaggcaggagcaCCAGAGGGAGCTGGCGGGGGTGAAGGCTGCGGCCCAGGAGGGCAGGAGCAGGCTGGAGCAGACGGAAGCCCGGCTCCTGGAGATGATGGTATGACGCcgtcacacacgtgcacacagtcAATGTGCACACACTCGTTCACCGTTCACTcacatactggacacacacacacacatgcatacacacatacggtTTACAACCAGTTTGTGACCAGTATATGTCATGATTCATCTAGACTAGAACTGTGTTTTGGCTTTCCCCATATACTGGGGTGGAGATAACACACCTCCCGGCTCAGGAGTGGTACAGCATTTGAGCTGCTGGTGTTTAAGCCAGCCATGACAGCACTCACCTACTGTATCCTTCTGTAGTGAGTACTCACCAGTCCAGAACCTTctatccctccctgcctgcctccccagGCTGGGCTCCACTAGTCTGGAATATTCAGCTGCTAATTTCAACATTTCCTGTTCTCCTTTCTTAAGTGTCTCATCAGTTTGTCcgttgatgggagacaggtcGTCAGAGTGCCCAGTGTGATGGGAGAGGGGCTGtgctctgctccctccctcccccccccctccctccctccctcacccccacctcctctccctccctccctccctccctctgtgaaTCCTTTGTCTAGCAGACAGGATGGTGCTCGTAGATATGCCCCAGTCTTGTCGCTGGCCATTAGCCTCACCCTGATGTTCCTATCATCTGGCATCACTCACTCTAATGGTATCATCTCAAAGAGCTGATGAGGAAAGGGCTTGGGACGAGGGCCTGGGGATATGGGCTTAAGTAGCTACCCGCCCAATCTGTTTGAACTGTGCCCCTTTTAGACCTGAtgagctctctgtctctctctgtgagtgtgtgggtgtgtctgagctctctggtctctctctctctctcccccctgtatCTCTCCAaacccctctttccccctcctgtgtgtgtctgctctcaGGCGGCTGCAGGGGCGTCTCAGGAGCTGCAGAGGGCGCTGGGTGTGAAGCTGGACAGGATGAAGGCCGAGTGTGACAAGCTGACCCAGCAGCTGGCCAGCTCTCAGGAAGCCAACCGCATCCTCCACAGGAAATACCAGCAGCTCAAGCAGGAAGTTGATGAAAAAGTGAGTCACTTAACGACGTGGATGAACTCCTCCTGCCAGGAGTGGCATGTGCTGGTCCCCTGGCGAGCTGTGCATGACAGAGTTTACAGAGCTAACCCTCGCTCATCACAGCTGTCTGACagcaggatggatggatggacggtAGGCTCGTTACTATGGTAGCACCACTGCTGTACTGCTGCTGGGTAATGGCCAGGTAATGATGTCTGATATGACACTTTCTCTGGTCCCGGCTGGATGGACCCCCGCTGGCCTGACAGCCAGGAGAGATGACTCTCTGAGGCTGGGGACACATCACACTGGAGCATTATCTGGGACCGGATGAACCTGCTGTTATacgatgtgtctgtctgtctgcctgcctgcctgcctgcctgcctgcctgcctgcctgcctgcctgcctgcctgcctgcctgcctgcctgtctgtctgtctgtctgtctgtctgtctgtctgcctgtctactgGATACAATTGTCTGTCCTTCTCTTGTTCCTTTTCTGATATTCTGCCactgcctctctgccccccctgtctcctctctgccccaggTGCGCTGGTCTGCCTCGGAAGCGGAGCGTCGGCGTGTGTCGGAGGAGGCGAgggcggggctggaggaggcgagggcggggctggaggagaggctgcgTGGTGTGCTGGTAGAGCAGGAGGCTGTCCTCAGCACAGCGGGGGGCGAGATAGATGCAGCCTGCAGAGCCCTGGGCAAGGACGCCCCAGACAcactacaggtacacacacacacacacctgcacacacacacctgcacatgctcagtctgCGCAGGTGAGCCAGCCAGCAGCCTGGTGATGTGAGCCAGCCCAGTGATGCTAGCACGGTCAGGTGTACTCTGCCCTGGTGGAAAGTCAGGCTGCCTGGGACTGGCCTAATGACAGATCAGTATGAGTCTGAGaaactctcctcttcccctctctcctcccctctcacagaggagagagcgagcttcagacacacacatacagggtacacatacacactccatcTTAAcacggctctgtgtgtgtgtgtgtgtgtgtgtgtgtgtgtgtgggcgtgtgcttGTCTCCTCGGTTGGGACTGTCAAAACAGCTTCCTACTCTGTCTCTAAGGCTGCTGTTGTCACACACCTGTTTATCTGCCAGCAGGTTTTAGGGAGAGGAACCGGCAGGTTGCACCCCCGACTCCCAAAAAATAGCATTACTCACAGTCACAGTTCTAATcatgaacgcacacacatacacacacaaacacacttgcatAACAAGAGACACCAAGATacccacacacaagtacacgcacaaacacacttcctAACACCcagccccaaacacacacacacacacacacctagccagGCAGGCAGCCTCCCACCCTGTGTCAGCAGTGGAGAGTGTCAGACTGTGTTGGTGCTGCTGACAGCACAGAACCTAGTCTGGGGGGAGGCTCTCTTTAATGTGACAGAgatatctcctctctctcctctctctctcctctctctcctctctctctcctctctctgtctctctctctctctctcaaagcgCTTGTTTGTGTGAAGTCGCTGTAAATCGGGCATTTTGTAACTCCCTCATACCAGTTTAGGGAGCTGGGAGCCGTGTGATTTCTGGGGAGTTTTGACGTTTTTGTCACCAAAAGTGTTCGTTCTCACCGTGGCTGTATCTTTGCTAGCTATGGGAAGGTGTTAACAGGGCCTCCCTTCATAAGAACGTGCTACCTACCTTGTTCCCAGATCTTATCTGGCAGCCCTGGCCTCCTCAGAGACCCCcactgctggctggctgacacCAAGGTAGCGtactctgtgttctctgtgtgtgtttgtccttaaCAATGGATGTGTCAGCACCTTGCGTGCACCTGTGTAgcttcacctgtgtgtgtgtgtgtgtgtgtcaggcgaAGCTGCGCTGGCTGAGCGGGGAGATGTGTGAGCGCggggcagcagagaggaggatgaggagacagATCCAGACCAGAGACTCTGACCGCCTCACCCTCCTGCAGCGCCTGGAGAAGCAGGAGAGCAAGCTGCTGTCCCTGCAGTCCGAGAAgaccggtacacacacacacacagaagctgcTAGTCTCATTATACACAGAGGAGACAGCCACCTGGACCTCACTTGGgttatatgtgtgtaaataaaTATGTACAAATATATATGCTAGCACTTTACAACCTTCTGGAAGTTTCCTCTCCAGCAGTGGAGGCTGCGTGTGCATCCGTCTTgtttacatgtactgtatgttgtaatgaggatgaggaggggtggagtATGGACCAGACTGATTTATGTTGGATCACAAAGTAGCTTGTTATTTTACAGGTCAACAGTCCAGTTGGTTGCTAGCTAAttggatcgtgtgtgtgtgtgtgtgtaagctgtgtgtgtgtgtgtgtttgtttgaaagctgtatgtgtgtgtgtgtgtagccctcTTATCTTCTGCCCGTCCGTGCTTGGTGAAGGGCAGCCCATCTCCCTGTGTTGAATATCCACATAATGACTCTTAACGAAGTGGACGAGGCTAGGTAGGGTTCAGCAGGGTTCACACAAACAATGCTAAGAGAGCAGCCTAATTGAAGTTGCATCTTCAGAGACATAAAAACcgaggcagacagagaaagagagagggagagggagataatcAGCTTTGTGTTCAGAGCCTTCAACCGTGTATCTTTTTTGGGAGAGTTTAGAAAACTTTCCCCAGGCTGGAGGTGAGCCCTGATGGGTGGAGGTGAGCCCTGATGGGTGGAGGTGAGCCCTGATGGGTGGAGGTGAGCCCTGATGGCAGGAGGTGAGCCCTGATGAGTGGAGGTGAGCCCTGATGGCAGGAGGTGAGCCCTGATGAGTGGAGGTGAGCCCTGGTAGATGGAGGTGAGCCCTGATGGCTGGAGGTGAGCCCTGATGGCTGGAGGTGAGCCCTGATGGGTGGAGGTGAGCCCTGATGGGTGGAGGTGAGCCCTGATGAGTGGAGGTGAGCCCTGATGGGTGGAAGTGAGCCCTGATGGGTGGAGGTGAGCCCTGATGGGTGTGAGACCATGCCTCGTTATATCTCCCCCCTTTGACGGGAACAGATGGTGTCAGGAGGTGGTTGGCACCCTCTGCCACCAGGGGGAGCTCCAgcacactgccccctgccctCAGGGCGGCGGTAGAACGGTGAGCCGAGGCCTGTAAGCTGGGATCAGGAGAGTGGCAGCTGTTTGAGGATTCCTGAGGTGGTGTGTCTTGGCTGAAGGGTGTTGGGGtcgggggggtgagggagttcCCCCCCCCTTATCCCTCCGACCCCCAACCCTCAACCCACTCAGCCAagacaggagggaggtagagaagcAGTCCTCCATGGGTGATGGAATATTAAATGTGGGGAGCACAAGAGGGCACAAGGCTGTGCTATTTTGCtaccaccctccacctctccacctcccctccagatCTATAAATCCGTCACCTccgctctctccccctacccacatcccccctctcctatgcctcccctcctccccagctctgtggcagggagcaggggggagcaggagggagcaggagggagcaggagggagcaggggggagcaggagggagcaggggggtgcaggggggtagcaggggggagcaggagggagcaggggggagcaggggggagcaggagggagcaggggggagcaggagggagcaggggggagcaggagggagcaggggggagcaggagggagcaggggggagcaggagggagctgGCGTCCCAGTGTGGGTGCACAGATCTGGGCCAGCGCTTAGCTGGGCGGGGCTGAGGGCAGTGTGGGGGATGATGGCTGGAACACTGTTACGGCCAGGTGGTCTCAGATTGGTTTCATGAATGATGGTGTGTTTGCTGTAGGTTTGTGCTCAGACGCAACACACACTCgcgctcacagacacacacccagacacacacacacacacatacactcataacCACACAGCAAGCAGTGCAGGTCTCAGCTCTCACTGGTGCTGTCTCATTCCAGAGCTCCTGGAGAAGAaccacaggagggaggaggacatgaGGAGTCTACAGGTACGCACATCAACACACCCAAATACCCctcttctgtgtgtgggtgtgtgtgtgtataactgtgtgtgtgcgtgtgtgtgtggtagactcgCTGCACTCTCATCCCTCTTAATTAAAACGTTGTCTGGTCTGAGGGGGCTGATTCATTCCAGACAAACGCTGGCAGGTGCAGACGCACTGTCACAGATGGGCCCCGCTtcgtccatacacacacacacacacgcatacacacacacagatttatacacactcacatttatacacacacacacacacactccacagccaCCACCATCAGGAAGTGGAGTTATggagaggagaaatggagaaca includes:
- the LOC124469056 gene encoding centrosomal protein of 128 kDa-like encodes the protein MESSSESDSFQRTRGVRSRGRESRPRARRDRTETDAVISEKINTLTSTLQDTSRNLNKVDRMLGEYREHTDDQAEAMATLREDLEESILQLQSQRQRRPSRAPSASGSTLHTSDLEGGNSSEGQRFYPTSPLKDYGSSEWAGGRRRSRSATVRFCSPRQAGEDIHNLHQSLRDLRSDQIRLGGDLDTEVLRRNRSDVDTRRALENLAEHLTASQQQDLVSSRVEQRLQEMEREMRAERQSTERPPEARGSTSDELQEALRRREARVMESEEVVKIRLLSSKADKTKLEQELERARKQLDQSEGGRNTLLQQVEDLREQLLRLEQQRLEQQRLEQQRVEQQRLEQQRLEQQRVEQQRVEQQRVEQQRLEQQRLEQQRVEQQRVEQQRVEQQRVATQPSTQPRDYLARDSRAGDLGPDVLELEREVQALRGQLSRTAALRELEELKTSLERKEGDRLLLCTQVEALSSDLSRREHQQLSMLQQLKDIQARSEACAAERARAAQRAEEAEAQLEESARSREQLRARAQEAVRQWRARARRLQRELEEARAQARLDADKAKQVCEEREGSLTQVRAASQQAEGVRKELAEALSRLAQREEELHQKEVQLSETRGRRLGLEQELLEAREAGEEEAQRQARLRQENQRLEEALEAQTRRHQGDREELQAAVTELRASRAQLASRLAEEEASRRELQRASAELQVSASQAREQSASLGGRLEQERQEHQRELAGVKAAAQEGRSRLEQTEARLLEMMAAAGASQELQRALGVKLDRMKAECDKLTQQLASSQEANRILHRKYQQLKQEVDEKVRWSASEAERRRVSEEARAGLEEARAGLEERLRGVLVEQEAVLSTAGGEIDAACRALGKDAPDTLQILSGSPGLLRDPHCWLADTKAKLRWLSGEMCERGAAERRMRRQIQTRDSDRLTLLQRLEKQESKLLSLQSEKTELLEKNHRREEDMRSLQERVLELEKSTRVALNHLESVPEKLGLMDDIRDLEESHHQKQVVDECYVKYKDIVGDLQHQLEESKRKIQEYRDEKMDATSRSIRLAAMSSSIRGPSNFFHSSLRQDTSSPPLLLSSELTGSLPAESCPPVNGLSDSVST